A genomic region of Coleofasciculus sp. FACHB-T130 contains the following coding sequences:
- a CDS encoding glycosyltransferase yields the protein MIEIAFLIRSLNYGGAERQLITLVKALDKKKFNITVLYFYSGGALEKDLQDSEIQLISLEKRDRWDVVGFLLRLIYHVKRINPNVLYGFMSTSNLLTIFLKIFLPSTKIFWGVRASNVDLSRYDWLCRLIFKLECLFSHFADLIVINSHAGLAYHLAHGFPADKMVVIPNGIDTERFKPDKEARARLRTEWSIAEDTILIGLVGRLDPMKDHPTFLKAAALLCQEWENVRFVCVGNGLESYANELYQLSEELGISNKIIWAGARADMPAVHNSLDMAVSSSYTEGFPNVIGEAMACGIPCVVTDVGDSAWIVGDTGVVVGKQNPEALALGWVACLEREKSVLGLNVRSRIVEHFSVKQLVEQTEEALWLKV from the coding sequence ATGATTGAGATTGCCTTCCTAATTCGTTCGCTAAATTATGGCGGGGCTGAAAGACAATTAATAACCCTCGTAAAAGCCCTTGATAAGAAAAAATTTAATATAACAGTTCTCTACTTTTACTCTGGTGGGGCATTAGAAAAAGATCTGCAAGATAGCGAGATCCAGTTGATTTCTTTAGAAAAGCGCGATCGCTGGGACGTTGTCGGCTTTTTATTGCGTCTTATCTATCATGTAAAGCGCATAAATCCTAATGTCTTGTATGGATTTATGAGTACATCAAATTTACTGACTATCTTCCTAAAGATTTTTCTTCCATCAACTAAAATTTTCTGGGGAGTTCGAGCATCCAATGTTGATTTAAGCCGATATGACTGGCTATGCCGTCTTATATTCAAACTAGAGTGCTTATTTTCTCATTTTGCCGACCTAATTGTTATCAACTCTCATGCGGGTCTAGCTTATCATCTAGCACATGGTTTTCCTGCTGATAAGATGGTAGTAATTCCTAATGGTATCGATACAGAACGCTTTAAACCAGACAAGGAAGCAAGGGCGAGGTTACGAACAGAATGGAGTATAGCTGAGGACACAATATTAATTGGATTAGTCGGACGGTTAGACCCTATGAAGGACCATCCTACCTTTCTCAAGGCAGCTGCACTTCTATGTCAAGAGTGGGAGAATGTACGTTTTGTCTGCGTGGGTAACGGTCTGGAGAGTTATGCTAATGAGTTGTATCAGCTATCTGAAGAGTTAGGTATCTCTAACAAAATTATTTGGGCAGGAGCGCGTGCCGATATGCCTGCGGTTCATAATAGCCTAGATATGGCTGTTTCTTCTTCTTACACCGAGGGATTTCCTAATGTGATTGGGGAAGCGATGGCGTGCGGTATCCCATGTGTGGTGACGGATGTGGGAGATTCAGCCTGGATTGTAGGTGATACGGGGGTGGTAGTGGGGAAGCAAAACCCAGAAGCTCTTGCTTTAGGGTGGGTAGCTTGTTTAGAAAGGGAGAAAAGTGTCTTGGGGTTAAATGTACGTTCGCGTATAGTCGAGCATTTTAGTGTGAAGCAACTCGTAGAGCAAACAGAGGAAGCACTGTGGCTGAAGGTTTAA
- the murJ gene encoding murein biosynthesis integral membrane protein MurJ translates to MKQTLAAQKLLHSWKKLTSGSTNRQIFGAAVTVALMTALVKVAAAGKELVVAWKFGTGDELDAFLIALLVPSFIINVVAGSFNAAFIPTYIQVREKEGVEAAQRLFSGVIVWSLGLLLITTILMVVTAPLYLPWIARGFSSEKLGLTFRLLWAIAPVVLLDGVVVIWVALLNAGERFALAALSPIITPVISVIFLLICSSWGIFALAGGLLCGAVLEMVVMGVALKRQGISLRPRWYGFDPHLRQVAGQYAPMIAGAFLMSSTNLVDQSMAAMLSPGSVAALNYGNKVIAFPIGLMATGLGTAVIPYFSKMVACKDWTGVRYTLQRFLFFIFMVTVPLTGFLFLFSEPIIQVLFQRGSFTPEATRLVAQIQAFYALQIPFYISGILVVRLISSIQLNQILMWASGFNLIINISFNYLLTKYMGVSGIALSTSIVICFSFGYLTYCLLSVKKITPKLI, encoded by the coding sequence GTGAAACAAACTCTAGCAGCACAAAAGCTGCTCCATTCTTGGAAAAAGCTGACTAGTGGCTCGACCAACCGCCAAATCTTTGGTGCAGCTGTTACAGTTGCTCTGATGACAGCGTTGGTAAAAGTAGCAGCTGCGGGAAAGGAATTGGTAGTTGCTTGGAAATTTGGCACTGGGGACGAACTCGATGCATTTTTAATTGCCTTGCTCGTTCCTTCTTTTATCATCAATGTGGTAGCTGGCTCTTTTAATGCTGCCTTCATCCCCACCTATATTCAGGTACGGGAGAAAGAAGGTGTAGAGGCAGCACAAAGGCTTTTCTCCGGGGTAATTGTCTGGAGTTTAGGGTTGTTGTTAATTACTACCATACTGATGGTAGTTACTGCGCCTCTATATCTACCCTGGATTGCTAGGGGGTTTAGCTCTGAAAAGTTAGGCCTGACGTTTCGTCTTCTGTGGGCGATCGCGCCTGTTGTGCTGCTGGATGGGGTGGTTGTTATCTGGGTTGCACTTTTGAATGCGGGTGAGCGATTCGCTTTAGCTGCACTTTCTCCGATTATTACCCCAGTTATCAGTGTGATATTTCTGCTGATATGTTCGTCTTGGGGAATCTTTGCCTTGGCAGGTGGTCTACTGTGCGGTGCAGTTTTGGAGATGGTAGTTATGGGAGTGGCGCTGAAGCGGCAAGGTATCTCATTGCGCCCCAGGTGGTACGGATTTGATCCTCACTTGCGTCAGGTAGCTGGTCAGTATGCACCGATGATTGCTGGAGCTTTTTTAATGAGCAGCACCAATCTGGTGGATCAATCAATGGCAGCAATGCTGTCACCGGGAAGTGTCGCCGCCTTAAACTATGGCAATAAAGTAATTGCATTTCCAATTGGGCTAATGGCTACAGGATTGGGAACAGCAGTAATTCCATATTTTTCAAAGATGGTTGCCTGTAAAGATTGGACAGGAGTGCGCTATACACTTCAGCGTTTTCTTTTTTTTATTTTTATGGTGACCGTACCCTTAACAGGGTTTTTATTTCTGTTTTCTGAACCTATTATCCAAGTGTTGTTTCAAAGGGGTTCATTTACACCTGAAGCTACGCGCTTAGTAGCCCAAATACAAGCTTTTTATGCCTTGCAAATCCCTTTTTATATTTCAGGTATTTTGGTTGTGCGGTTAATTTCGTCAATTCAACTTAATCAGATACTAATGTGGGCATCTGGGTTTAATTTAATAATTAATATTAGCTTCAATTACTTGCTTACAAAGTATATGGGCGTATCAGGTATTGCCTTATCTACTTCCATTGTTATCTGTTTTTCCTTTGGTTACTTGACCTACTGTTTATTGAGTGTGAAAAAAATTACACCCAAACTTATATGA
- a CDS encoding class I SAM-dependent methyltransferase yields the protein MQQDKIWDYFQVQSSDIFLQSAPRLNYLFRQVLAIYSHTKPRVLNIGVGNGWLEQKCMEQAWETYALDPSETTIALLEQRGIEGKVGYIEQIPYPDNFFDVVFCSEVIEHLSSEQIQQGLYEIERILKNSGLLVGTVPFKENLFNSQVICPDCGHIFHKWGHQQSFNTHSLAAIFSGNLKVEKLKVIYFVSWSSLNWKGVISALLKKCLSLIGLHGNNGNIFFISKKFV from the coding sequence ATGCAACAGGACAAAATCTGGGATTATTTTCAGGTACAATCATCTGACATATTCTTGCAGTCAGCTCCAAGGTTAAACTATCTTTTTCGCCAAGTTTTGGCAATTTATAGTCACACCAAGCCAAGAGTATTGAACATAGGAGTTGGCAACGGCTGGCTTGAACAGAAATGTATGGAGCAAGCCTGGGAAACTTATGCTTTAGACCCAAGTGAAACCACAATTGCTCTGCTGGAGCAAAGAGGTATTGAAGGAAAGGTAGGGTATATAGAACAGATTCCGTATCCTGATAATTTTTTTGATGTTGTTTTTTGTTCTGAGGTTATCGAACATTTATCAAGTGAACAAATACAGCAAGGCTTGTATGAGATAGAACGGATATTAAAAAATTCTGGGTTATTGGTTGGGACTGTTCCATTTAAGGAAAACCTTTTTAACAGCCAAGTTATCTGTCCTGATTGTGGACATATTTTTCACAAATGGGGACACCAGCAGTCTTTTAATACTCATAGTTTAGCGGCTATATTTTCAGGTAATCTGAAAGTAGAGAAACTTAAAGTAATTTATTTTGTTAGTTGGTCATCATTGAATTGGAAGGGTGTTATAAGTGCCTTGCTCAAAAAATGCTTATCACTAATTGGCTTACATGGAAACAACGGAAATATATTTTTTATAAGTAAGAAATTTGTATGA
- a CDS encoding glycosyltransferase family 4 protein encodes MRLTLVIPSIFAGGAEKVMSVMANYWAAKGWKITLLTFDDGKVPPFYDLDCNVHHICLGIARESPSLLVGIWNNLKRIQVLRVAIADSQPDAVISFIDKNNILTLLATRGLHIPVVVSERIHPAMYSIGGVRGLLRQWIYPKANRVVGVTARALSYFSAQIQSRSYVIPNPVIFINTNQTESAKLITKPSLIAVGRLDSQKGFDLLLQAFALLKVCYPDWTLTILGEGALRTELEALRDQLGLSNRVHLPGRVKNIYEFLKQADIFVMSSRFEGFPNALCEAMACGLPVISTDCPSGPREIIRDGVDGILVKNQDVDALAAAMKRLMSDEAERQRLASRATQVMDRFSLEKVMNMWEKLLDQVVKEKL; translated from the coding sequence ATGCGGTTAACCTTAGTAATTCCTTCCATATTCGCTGGCGGTGCTGAAAAGGTAATGTCAGTCATGGCTAACTACTGGGCAGCTAAAGGATGGAAAATTACTTTGTTGACTTTCGATGATGGCAAAGTACCTCCGTTTTATGACCTAGATTGCAATGTTCATCATATTTGTTTGGGTATAGCTAGAGAGTCGCCAAGCTTGCTCGTTGGTATCTGGAATAACCTGAAACGCATTCAAGTTCTACGAGTCGCCATTGCTGATAGTCAGCCCGATGCTGTAATTAGCTTCATAGATAAAAATAACATACTCACCCTACTGGCGACGCGCGGGTTACATATCCCAGTAGTAGTATCTGAACGCATTCATCCAGCAATGTACTCTATTGGCGGGGTAAGGGGGTTATTGCGTCAGTGGATTTATCCCAAAGCCAATCGAGTTGTTGGGGTAACTGCAAGAGCATTGAGTTATTTTTCTGCCCAGATACAATCTCGCTCGTATGTTATCCCTAATCCAGTTATATTTATTAATACAAACCAAACAGAGTCAGCAAAATTGATAACTAAACCATCTCTAATTGCTGTTGGACGGCTTGACTCTCAGAAGGGTTTTGACTTACTGCTACAAGCTTTTGCACTGCTAAAAGTCTGCTACCCTGATTGGACATTGACAATATTAGGAGAAGGGGCATTACGCACGGAATTAGAAGCTTTGCGGGACCAGCTTGGTTTGTCTAACCGGGTTCATCTACCTGGACGGGTGAAAAATATTTATGAATTTCTGAAGCAGGCTGATATTTTCGTTATGTCTTCCAGGTTTGAAGGATTTCCTAACGCTCTGTGTGAAGCAATGGCTTGTGGTCTACCCGTCATTTCTACAGACTGTCCCAGCGGGCCAAGAGAGATTATTCGTGATGGCGTAGATGGTATTTTAGTAAAAAATCAAGATGTAGATGCTTTAGCTGCGGCAATGAAGCGTCTCATGTCTGATGAAGCAGAGCGCCAACGCTTAGCTAGTCGTGCTACACAGGTAATGGATAGATTTAGTTTAGAGAAAGTAATGAATATGTGGGAAAAATTGTTGGATCAAGTTGTCAAGGAGAAGCTATGA
- a CDS encoding S-layer homology domain-containing protein, with protein sequence MTPATGRSRVSASKKKLWYRVHILLSSMFLGSTILYAAASLATTKASSTNGNASAPAKGSGSMGDALLKTMLGADALRSNPPAPSTTTRSSSSLPAISNPAAPGRSLQQPGAVTTPTQLAQASTFPDVQGSWAQTFIEALAEREVIVGFPDGSFRPDEPVTRAQFAAMIRKAFQRPATRQAIDFVDVPANYWGYTAIQEAYRTGFLEGYPNQVFQPNQNIPRVQVLVSLVSGLNLNPTADTASILNGLFQDAGSIPAYARTSVAAAAQNQLVVNYPDVALLNPNQLATRADVAAFIYQALVNAGQAPQIPATDVAARYVVGYEPVATTPPPLTAEQVAALRQQYRLPAPPIVEQLRRLIGGNSSITTPTAFGADRGQAFIGGGFQERTRNTNKADGVIAAGIGLGDARRAVGVEGVISIYDLFGDDSFEDGGISFKIHRQFANDLAVAVGVENIETFGEPDPGYSTVYGVVSKVFPLGSRTTAGFSPSVTASVGLGGGRFRSVPDIEAGRDSVNPFGSIGVRVAQPISVIAEWSGQDLNVGASIAPFENIPLIITPALADVTGNAGDGARFILGVGYGITF encoded by the coding sequence ATGACGCCAGCAACAGGTAGGAGCCGTGTCAGTGCAAGCAAAAAGAAATTGTGGTATCGGGTACACATCCTACTAAGTTCCATGTTTTTGGGCAGTACGATCCTCTATGCAGCTGCCAGTCTGGCTACCACGAAGGCAAGTTCTACCAACGGGAATGCTTCAGCACCAGCCAAGGGTAGCGGTTCAATGGGTGACGCACTCTTAAAAACGATGCTGGGAGCTGACGCGCTGCGTTCTAACCCGCCTGCTCCTTCAACCACCACCCGTTCTAGCTCTTCGCTGCCAGCGATTAGCAATCCAGCCGCCCCAGGAAGAAGTTTACAGCAACCTGGAGCCGTCACGACGCCGACTCAACTGGCTCAAGCCAGCACCTTCCCAGATGTACAAGGTAGCTGGGCGCAGACGTTTATTGAAGCACTCGCAGAGCGAGAAGTGATCGTAGGCTTTCCAGATGGCTCTTTCCGCCCTGACGAGCCGGTGACACGCGCTCAGTTTGCCGCCATGATCCGGAAGGCTTTTCAAAGACCCGCCACTCGCCAAGCGATCGATTTTGTGGATGTGCCTGCCAATTACTGGGGTTACACAGCCATTCAGGAAGCTTATCGGACAGGGTTTTTAGAAGGATACCCCAACCAGGTTTTCCAGCCGAATCAAAACATCCCCCGCGTCCAAGTCTTGGTATCTTTGGTCAGCGGACTTAACTTGAATCCAACCGCAGATACCGCCTCAATTTTAAATGGTTTATTTCAGGATGCTGGGAGCATTCCTGCCTATGCCCGCACCAGTGTTGCCGCCGCTGCACAAAATCAACTAGTTGTCAACTATCCAGATGTGGCGCTGTTAAATCCTAATCAGTTAGCCACCCGTGCTGACGTGGCAGCGTTTATTTACCAGGCTTTAGTGAATGCGGGGCAAGCGCCGCAGATTCCAGCAACGGATGTTGCTGCTCGTTACGTTGTTGGCTACGAACCCGTGGCGACAACACCGCCTCCCCTGACAGCAGAACAAGTTGCAGCCTTGCGCCAACAGTATCGGCTTCCGGCACCCCCAATAGTAGAACAGCTGCGGCGGTTAATTGGCGGAAACTCTAGTATTACAACACCCACGGCTTTCGGAGCCGATCGGGGTCAGGCTTTTATCGGAGGGGGCTTCCAAGAAAGAACCCGCAACACCAATAAGGCAGACGGGGTAATTGCAGCAGGTATTGGTCTGGGCGATGCTCGAAGAGCAGTGGGTGTAGAAGGCGTTATCTCAATTTATGACCTCTTCGGCGATGATAGCTTTGAAGATGGTGGGATTAGCTTCAAGATTCACCGTCAGTTTGCTAATGACCTAGCCGTTGCGGTTGGGGTGGAAAATATCGAGACGTTTGGAGAACCCGATCCAGGGTACAGCACCGTTTACGGTGTCGTTAGTAAAGTTTTTCCGCTAGGATCTCGGACAACGGCAGGCTTCTCCCCCTCAGTTACTGCTTCTGTAGGTCTGGGTGGCGGTCGCTTTCGTTCAGTACCTGATATTGAGGCTGGCAGAGACTCGGTCAATCCGTTTGGCAGTATTGGCGTGCGCGTAGCTCAACCAATATCGGTCATTGCCGAATGGAGCGGTCAAGATTTGAATGTGGGTGCTTCGATCGCTCCATTCGAGAATATACCGCTGATCATCACTCCAGCGCTTGCTGATGTAACCGGAAATGCTGGTGATGGGGCGCGTTTTATCCTGGGCGTCGGTTACGGCATTACTTTCTAA
- a CDS encoding class I SAM-dependent methyltransferase, translating to MSLIGDIYSNLYKKLCGTHPHIRFWHFQWLAVKDLYSDLKRILPTLEGRLLDVGCGDKPYSTWINLEKVKHIGIDIYPGSKVDIVIDTDEEWLLETSSFDAILCTQVLEHTANLGNTIEEITRVLKTGGILILTVPFIYNEHGVPDDYRRFSVYGLINLIEQNYEVMEAKHQGGIGSTVGALVLNWLERQMNLYKYSRILKGVILPLWIFFCMVINLSGWLIDYSDRTQAFYSNALIVAKKKCG from the coding sequence ATGAGTCTTATCGGTGATATCTATTCTAACCTATATAAAAAGCTTTGCGGAACGCATCCGCATATACGATTTTGGCATTTTCAATGGTTGGCAGTAAAAGACCTTTATTCAGATCTCAAGCGTATATTACCAACTCTTGAAGGGCGCTTGCTCGATGTTGGCTGCGGTGATAAACCTTACAGCACTTGGATAAATTTAGAGAAGGTCAAACATATCGGCATTGATATTTATCCCGGCTCAAAGGTTGATATTGTCATTGACACTGATGAAGAATGGCTTTTAGAAACATCTTCTTTTGATGCTATTTTATGCACTCAGGTTTTAGAACACACAGCCAACTTAGGCAATACTATTGAGGAAATTACTCGGGTTTTAAAAACGGGCGGTATACTAATACTAACTGTACCTTTTATCTATAACGAGCATGGTGTACCAGATGATTATCGGCGGTTTTCAGTATACGGACTTATAAATTTAATCGAGCAAAATTATGAAGTTATGGAAGCAAAACATCAGGGCGGTATTGGTAGCACGGTTGGGGCGCTAGTTTTAAATTGGCTCGAAAGGCAAATGAACTTGTACAAATACAGTCGTATATTAAAAGGCGTAATTCTCCCGCTTTGGATATTTTTTTGTATGGTCATTAACTTAAGCGGTTGGTTGATAGATTATAGCGATCGCACTCAGGCATTTTATAGTAATGCTTTAATAGTTGCAAAAAAAAAATGCGGTTAA
- a CDS encoding glycosyltransferase, with the protein MKLLFIITGLSTGGAEMMLYNLLSRINQEQFAPVVISLVKRGTLNTSIESLGIPVYTIDMKPGIPTLTSIWRLVSIVRELNSNLIQGWMYHGNLAAQLAGIIAPQPVPVLWNIRHSLHSLDSEKAGTAAIIKLLAKLSSYPSQILYNSKTSAIHHEELGYKAEKTRIIPNGFDTDLFTPSTEARNSLRTELSIAENIFLIGLMGRYHAVKDHATFLKAAAILLETYSDIHFVLAGREISRDNKALQDIIETWGLTERIHLLGERSDMPQITAALDIASSSSYSEAFPNVIGEAMSCGVPCVVTDVGDSAWLVGDTGRVVPARDPQALAKAWKELIALGSMGRETLGHLARTRIIEHFSLDSVVTQYEELYEIVLTGQLNRRN; encoded by the coding sequence ATGAAATTGTTGTTTATCATCACTGGGCTTTCAACTGGTGGGGCTGAAATGATGCTCTACAATCTATTATCTCGTATAAATCAAGAGCAGTTCGCTCCGGTTGTCATTTCTCTAGTGAAGCGAGGAACCTTAAACACTAGCATCGAATCTTTAGGCATCCCAGTTTACACTATTGATATGAAACCAGGAATACCAACCTTAACCTCTATTTGGCGGTTGGTTAGTATTGTGAGAGAACTCAATTCTAACTTAATTCAAGGCTGGATGTATCATGGTAATTTAGCAGCACAATTAGCTGGCATTATTGCTCCTCAGCCCGTACCTGTACTCTGGAATATTCGCCACTCTCTGCACTCATTAGACAGCGAAAAAGCAGGTACAGCAGCCATCATTAAACTATTAGCTAAACTTTCTAGTTATCCCTCACAAATTCTGTATAACTCTAAAACCAGCGCAATCCACCATGAGGAGCTTGGCTACAAAGCTGAGAAAACTAGAATAATTCCTAATGGCTTTGATACAGATTTATTTACTCCCTCAACAGAAGCTAGAAATAGCTTGCGAACTGAACTAAGCATTGCAGAAAATATATTTCTCATCGGTTTAATGGGGCGCTATCACGCTGTTAAAGATCACGCCACTTTTTTGAAAGCAGCAGCAATTCTGCTAGAAACATACTCAGATATACATTTTGTTCTTGCAGGTAGGGAAATCAGTCGAGATAATAAAGCCCTACAGGATATTATCGAAACATGGGGGTTGACAGAGCGAATCCACTTGCTAGGAGAACGCTCTGATATGCCACAGATTACAGCAGCTTTAGATATTGCTTCCTCTTCTTCTTACAGCGAAGCTTTTCCCAATGTCATTGGTGAAGCTATGTCCTGCGGTGTACCTTGTGTGGTTACAGATGTGGGAGACTCAGCCTGGCTGGTGGGCGACACAGGGCGAGTTGTACCGGCACGAGATCCGCAAGCACTCGCCAAGGCCTGGAAAGAGTTAATCGCTCTGGGGTCAATGGGTAGAGAAACACTGGGGCATCTGGCACGGACAAGAATCATCGAACACTTTTCTTTAGACTCTGTTGTGACACAGTATGAGGAGTTGTATGAGATTGTACTTACTGGGCAACTCAACAGAAGGAATTAG
- a CDS encoding class I SAM-dependent methyltransferase produces MTSTFEQEVKQGDRFQFGKNWQRFLSVLNDERIAEAQKSLKQMLQVEDLQGKTFLDIGSGSGLFSLAARRLGAKVHSFDYDPDSVGCTQELKRRYFPDDNNWIIERGSVLDADYLKSLGKFDIVYSWGVLHHTGAMWQAIENVTLPVAEQGRLFIAIYNEQGGKSKRWRRIKQLYCSGIAGKTLVSTLFIPYFILGGLAVDILKARNPIARYTEYKKTRGMSIVYDWFDWLGGYPFEVAKPEEIFKFYRNKNLVLENLLTCGGSLGNNQFVFKK; encoded by the coding sequence ATGACAAGCACTTTTGAGCAGGAAGTAAAGCAGGGCGATCGCTTTCAATTTGGCAAAAACTGGCAGCGCTTTTTATCAGTTCTTAATGACGAGCGCATTGCAGAAGCACAAAAGTCGCTCAAACAGATGCTCCAAGTAGAAGATTTACAAGGTAAAACCTTTCTTGATATTGGCTCTGGTAGCGGGTTATTTTCTCTTGCCGCTCGTCGCTTAGGAGCTAAAGTGCATTCTTTTGATTACGATCCTGATTCAGTAGGTTGTACTCAAGAACTCAAACGCCGCTATTTTCCTGATGATAATAATTGGATTATTGAACGAGGTTCCGTTCTAGACGCAGATTACTTAAAGTCTCTAGGCAAGTTTGATATTGTTTATTCATGGGGCGTGCTTCACCATACTGGAGCTATGTGGCAAGCCATAGAAAATGTCACTTTGCCTGTTGCAGAGCAGGGTAGGTTGTTTATTGCTATTTACAATGAACAGGGCGGTAAATCTAAACGTTGGCGCAGAATCAAGCAACTTTACTGCTCAGGAATAGCCGGGAAAACCCTAGTTTCTACTTTGTTCATTCCCTATTTTATTTTAGGTGGATTAGCTGTAGATATACTCAAGGCTCGAAATCCAATAGCTCGATATACCGAGTACAAAAAAACGAGGGGTATGTCTATAGTTTATGATTGGTTTGATTGGTTAGGTGGCTACCCGTTTGAAGTCGCAAAACCAGAAGAAATCTTTAAGTTCTATCGGAATAAAAATCTTGTGCTAGAAAACCTGCTCACTTGTGGAGGTAGCTTAGGCAACAATCAATTTGTGTTTAAAAAGTAA
- a CDS encoding TylF/MycF/NovP-related O-methyltransferase, which yields MKLITLFRLLYKKFFSKQESKYASFVLGEKIASLWYPKFTFSEYGKIWLENKDFFDFYEKYVGKSYRSADRKFFITSLLSLVDELPGDTAECGVFNGASSWLICNKFKNTDKVHHAFDSFEGLSSPLEIDGVYWQAGDLKATEDIAKRNLAEYKDKIEIYKGWIPETFNNVSSKKFCFVHIDVDLYQPTFDSLCFFYPKMVTGGLILCDDYGFTTCPGAKKAFDELMENKAEKIINVPSGQAFVIKK from the coding sequence ATGAAGTTAATAACCCTTTTTCGCCTCTTATACAAAAAGTTTTTTTCTAAGCAAGAAAGTAAGTATGCTAGCTTTGTTCTCGGTGAGAAAATAGCATCTTTATGGTATCCAAAATTTACTTTCAGTGAGTATGGAAAGATATGGCTTGAAAATAAAGATTTTTTCGATTTTTACGAAAAATATGTAGGAAAAAGCTACCGTTCTGCTGACAGAAAATTTTTTATTACATCTTTGTTATCGCTTGTTGATGAATTGCCGGGTGACACGGCTGAGTGTGGTGTCTTTAACGGTGCTTCATCTTGGCTAATTTGTAATAAATTTAAAAATACTGACAAGGTACATCATGCTTTTGACTCGTTTGAAGGCTTATCTTCACCTTTGGAGATAGATGGAGTGTATTGGCAGGCAGGTGATTTGAAAGCCACTGAAGATATAGCTAAAAGAAATCTTGCCGAGTATAAAGATAAAATAGAAATCTATAAAGGATGGATACCAGAAACATTTAATAATGTCTCAAGTAAAAAATTTTGTTTTGTTCATATAGATGTTGACCTTTATCAACCTACCTTTGATTCCCTTTGTTTTTTCTACCCTAAAATGGTAACTGGTGGACTAATCTTGTGTGATGACTACGGATTTACAACCTGTCCAGGCGCAAAAAAAGCGTTTGATGAGTTAATGGAAAATAAGGCAGAAAAGATTATTAATGTTCCAAGTGGTCAAGCTTTTGTCATCAAAAAATAA